DNA from Maridesulfovibrio bastinii DSM 16055:
TAAAAAGAAAAGAATTAATAAGTATTTTTTCGATTATTCAAGAAGAAAGCTATAAAAATATTTTAATCCAATCTGATTTCGGAAATGGGAAAACATTACTTCTTGAAGGGGTAAAGGCTCTTTGTGCAAAAAATGGAATTCCTTGTTATCAATTAATTGATGAAACAGAAGACTCACCAGCAGAGCTTGATTTCATTTTGAAAAAGACCCACAAGCAAGTCCTAATTATCGAAAATTACACTAGATATCAAAAATCAATTAGGCAAATAGCTATTTCGAGACCTGATAACTTTATATTAATTCTTTCAGAAAGGACGGCTATTAACGATATATTCATAGAAAAGCTATCTAACAATCTTGCTATTGAAAACGAATCAAATGAATTACTTATTTTAGATGTAAATATACTTGATGAACAATCAATTATTGATTTAGTAAACATATTCAACGACTATGGACTATGGCAAGAATTCTCCAAAGCTTCGTTTACATCAAAAATTCAAAAAATTTCTTCACATTGTAAAGGCTCAATGGCCAGCACATTACTGGAAGCCATACAATCAACAGACATAGAAGATAGATTAGCTAAAATATATGGAGAATTAAAAAACAACTCTGCCTACCGAGATATAATTACAACAATTTGTATTTTTTCTTCTATGAGCTATAATACAAATCTACAAACAGTTCTTACAATACTAAATAATCCTATAAGAAATACTATTACTTTTAAAACAAATCCTGCCGTAAGGGAACTATTTGACACTAGAACATATGAAATATCCTTGAAATCTTCTATCCTTGCTAAACATATAATATATACTTTTTTAAATTCACAGCATGTAGTCTCTATACTTATAAAAATATATAAATATTGTGACGAAAGAAATCATGGATATAATAATAAATATTTCATATTAATGAGAGAATTAGATAAATTTTCAACAATACAGGATCTTTTACCTAGAGAAAAAAGACTACAATCTTCTACAATATATTTTGATAATATAAGAGATTTAAATAATAACTCTTCAAATTATCATTATTGGTTACAGTATGCCATTTCTAAAACAGTCTATGAAGATTTTAAAAAAGCTGCTGTCATGTTTAGGTCAGCATACTCATTGTACAATGATCTTAATCGCCAAGAAAGAAACAACATGCTTGATAATCATTATGCCAGATTTATATTACTCCGTGCAATTAAATCTAATACTCACTCAAGCTACGAAAATTTTAAAGAAGCTAATAAAATTGTACAACGACAAATACACATGGTTCATGAAACACTTCATTTCCCATACAGATGTACAATATTGTATGCTGATTATTTCAGACAAGAATATTCTAATTTTGGTAAAGAAGAAATTGATCACTTTAAAATTCAAATAAATCACATCCTGCAGCAAATAGATAATATACCTGCCAATCTTCTTAGAAACATAAATGTATCTAAAACTAAACAAAGTCTTAATAAAATTTTAGAATTATTAAAGGAGAAGTAGTACTAACAATATAAATATTTTAAGCCTCCTCCCCCACCACTTGACATAACCACGTTTTTCTGGCTCTGTGAACAAAGGTGCTTCATCACACCTTTGTTCACACGCGGTTTC
Protein-coding regions in this window:
- a CDS encoding SIR2 family protein → MDLTTAIKFALDKKSLLFLGSGYSIGATAINNKNLLTAKELAKELCKLANIPETLNLMDAADDYMDEIQDIDKVIETLSENLKAKEVEPFHREIAKVPWRCVFTTNYDNVYELSCLNEGKNYKTATLSDNIKSIGTRENLVVHLNGMVEKLNRDTLNNEFKLTDTSYLTNEFIDSLWYEKFIREAEISSSIFFIGYSLYDLDIKRTLNAHPALKEKTYFILPNFSEERTKRIANKYGTLIEKTTEEFSQIITEVQKDYIPTTHGTLLTSFETIDESSYSTTPSKIGYDDVFKMFFLGNYDKNKIYQSLSEKNEGKYYIKRKELISIFSIIQEESYKNILIQSDFGNGKTLLLEGVKALCAKNGIPCYQLIDETEDSPAELDFILKKTHKQVLIIENYTRYQKSIRQIAISRPDNFILILSERTAINDIFIEKLSNNLAIENESNELLILDVNILDEQSIIDLVNIFNDYGLWQEFSKASFTSKIQKISSHCKGSMASTLLEAIQSTDIEDRLAKIYGELKNNSAYRDIITTICIFSSMSYNTNLQTVLTILNNPIRNTITFKTNPAVRELFDTRTYEISLKSSILAKHIIYTFLNSQHVVSILIKIYKYCDERNHGYNNKYFILMRELDKFSTIQDLLPREKRLQSSTIYFDNIRDLNNNSSNYHYWLQYAISKTVYEDFKKAAVMFRSAYSLYNDLNRQERNNMLDNHYARFILLRAIKSNTHSSYENFKEANKIVQRQIHMVHETLHFPYRCTILYADYFRQEYSNFGKEEIDHFKIQINHILQQIDNIPANLLRNINVSKTKQSLNKILELLKEK